The Cottoperca gobio chromosome 15, fCotGob3.1, whole genome shotgun sequence genome segment AGTGTGCTCAGACTGGCGAGGTCAGGGAGATGCTGTGACTGTACTTACTTAGAATGTGTTGACTAGGATTGGAGGAGCCATCGAGGGgatccatctttaggtaaacaattGATGGCATGCCTTATTTAGGATAAATATCGAGGGAGAGTGGCTGGATGGCAGAATGGATGGTGGCATACAATGTGAATGCATCTCAGTATTTGCTTGTACTGGACCGgaccagtaaaaaaaaatcaacacaaTGGTGCTAAACATCacatattaaattcaaaacacTGATGTCAGCCTTCAAGCACCCCAAGGACTTCCCTGTCACTGCTCAACTTTCTCTTCCAATTCCATGTTGGAAGTTGATCCCCCATCCCCTACATGTGTAACCATCATGTGTGTGCTGTATAAGCTAAGTGAAACAAATCTGTGCTGTGGCTCACAGAGTAGAGATATGTTGTTGTTACTATATATGGAAGCTGATTATACCATGAAGCATTGGGTCCATTAAGTTTATTCTATCAGACTTTTTTTTATAGAATATTTTGATCTGGTTGAATTGTTCTCAGCTCATAGACAAATGCAGCCTGACATGAGGGGTCCCAACAAGACATTGCTTCATTGAATGCGGTCACAATCCAAAacaaaaggttgggaaccacatCTGTAAAGACCTGCTTTAGTGTTTTGAATCCTAATGGGAGGTCCCTACAAGGTGAGACAGAGCGCCATAGTTTCATTCTAAACCTtcataaaatgaaatgtcaccGTCAAATATATGGCACATATAGGGACTCATCAAATAAGGCATTAACTTTGTTAGTCATTACACCCTAAAAAGCACAGCTCTTACATGATAATGACCCATGGCATGTtcctgtgcagctctgaagcCCAACATTCATCCTCCAGCTTCACCCTGGTTAttctaaacacatttacatacttGTATGACACGTCCTCGCTACATTTCTAGTTTGCAGGAGAGGTGTTCACTTATTCTTCTGCAGCTCTGGCTGAGTGCGTCATTTAATGCCTGAACTGTACTCAAACCTATGAGAGCAGGAGCTGATGTGGAGTTTCTGAAGTCAGGATGTTGTTAACAGGGTTTATCATCACTTTCATAGTTTCATGCAGCTCATGGAGGCAGTCAACTGAGCCTCCCGAGCCATCTGATCAAAGGTTCgactgtgtgtctgctgtctcACTCTTTGTCTCATGTGAAAGGAGGCCTGAGCCAGCCTGTGCGCCTCCTCCTGTATCTGCTCCCGCTGTCTCCTCAGCCGCTCCCTCCTCACATCCTTCATGAAGACGCAGCTCTCTCTGAGGTTCCTCGTGGCCGCCTCCTCTTTCTGCATCCTCTCCCTCAGCCTCTGGTGGCAGAGCTGCCTGTGTTTGTTGTGCTGATGTGTTTGCTGAGCTCTGTTTTTCTGCTGTGCCGAGGCGTGCAAGGTGGCTCTCTCCGTGCGACGCTGGCTCAGGTGGACCAggatctgtttgtgtgtgatctGCTGGTAGTTCTGCAGCTTGGCACTCAGCTGTGCTCTCTGAATCTGCTCCTCCTCCCGGGCCGCCCGCTCCTGCAGCTCCCTTATCCGAGCCTTTACAGCCTGGGCATGTTTCCCGCAGGAGTGCTGCAGCTTCTTCTTAAGTGTGCTCCTCATCtgtgcctcctcttcctccacctgctgTGCTACCTGCTGTTTCAGCAGGATGTGCCGTAGCAGCTTGCTGTGATTTCCCTCCTGCagcctctttctttcttgcttctCCTGCGACACTTTGCTCCTCCTGGCCCTCAGCTCCTTCTCCACTGCCAgctgtctttccctctctcgctccctttTCTCTACTTCCTCCTTGTCCCTCAGCAGCTTCTCCTGGTACCGTTTGCGCCCCCCTGCCTCTTTCTGTGCAGCCTCTATCTTTTCTCTGCGTtgtccctccacctcctctttcaGCCTCCTCCAGCGGTCTTCTTGCAGCACCACCTCCAGCTCCAGTTGTactgctttctctttctcctgaCGCTCCCTCAGCCTCCTGCGGTCCCCCAGGTCCTTGTGCCAGCGTTGCATACTCCGCTTCAGttccttccttctccttttctctgcctGAGCCCTCTGAGCCTCCTCCTGCCTGCGGGCCTCCTGTCGCTCCTGTTCCTCTTGCTGACGGAGCCTCAGACAGGCCTGCTCCTCTTGGTGCTTCACCAACATGAGAGCTGCTATCTTTCGGTCCTTCTCTGATAGTGTGACACACATCTCCTTGTTGATGTCCTTGGTGAGCCTCTCCAGCTTCATCTCAGTGGCTGGGGTGTGTCGGAGGTCTCCCAGACTGAAGCTGCAGACTGTGCTCCTGTCTGGCTCTCTGTTAGAGTTCCTGCTTGTATATTCCCCTTTAAAGCACAGATCTGCATACGGAATGGGGCCCATTGTGTGTCTGTCCCTTGAGTGATCCTTCAGTTTGATGTCAGGCACCACTTCCAGGCCTGACACTTTATCACTGCCTGGCCACCTGTCCCCAGCAGCCTCCCGGAtaatcctctccctctcctgtcgGCACATTTGTAAAAGCTTCATTCTCTCCTTCTCATAGGATTCATGCATGACTCTCATGGCCCCAAAGGGCACGTCATGCTGCTCAGCTATCAACTCGTTTAGCGATTTGATCAGAAGTTCAACAGGTTTGATGCCGAGTCGTGTGCATGACTCCAGTGAGCGGGGACTCGTTAAAACATACCGACTCCTCTCTGCTTCGGCCGAGTCAAAGTTGTTCAGGTCCAAACGAAGTCCAAGAGACGTGGACTTCCGCTCCCCCATGATAAAACAATTGTTGAATTACCTGGATGCTAATTTCAGGTGATCATTGCTTTTGCTCCCGTGCTCATCCCGTTTCGGCTGCATGCTTTCGGCTTTCCCTCACGGAGAGGTCATGGGGGGATTAGCTGCGTCTCTCCAGACAAGCGACGCTCTACTCCAGTGCGTAACCTCAGCTGTAAATGACAGAGCGAGATCCAGGCTTGAAATGTGTCCtctcaacatttaaacacacatgtgaGAACACGTTAGATAAATcacaacatattaaaaaaatgtttttactatgagtaaaataataaatacgtATGGGCTAGGGTTTGATATAACAAATAAGCCTAGAGGTTACTGATAAATAAACGGGAAGCCGAAAACAAGCCACTTTGACAAATCATAAAAGACCCAAATAAAAGGGAAAAGTTCAACAACTTTTCTTAGACAAATGTTTTAAGTCATAACTATATACTTTTATGCAATAATTGTAGGataaatactaatatatatgaAACACTGTAAGTAAACATAgaacttaatttattttaataaaagaaacaaaaaatgtcaacaacaacactaaaaaACTGTCCTTTCTCAATTCTCAGTTTGGACAAACAAATGCCATTGCCAGCACTGTCCAAAATTATCTTTGTGGGACGTTTCTTTCGTTCTAAAAATCCGTAGTCAACACCATAAATCCTGGAAAGCAAGTTCTGTTGTGATATCAAGTCTTTTGTGAGATAttcaaaaagcaatttgatCTCACACTGAGTCCCACCCTCAAGAAGGTCATGCATTATatcaaatgagtaattatttcaaacatggaaatacttcaaTGAGTTAAGTGTAGAAGTCTTTTTCAAACCATACAAGGAGATCAATTGTGGGTTGTCTTGGAGACACTTGTaatgcatatcaaacatattttccaCGAAGGATCAGTTTGGGATCTTCCTCACTGTATACTGTTTGAGAATTCCTCTTAATCAAACACTACTAAGACTACTAAGACTAAGGCCTtgggttttcagtaattttatATCATGTATCAACGGTTCCAGTATAACACCATCAACTTCTGGCTGCTGGGATACAAATTCTGACACATGAAACCAGTCAGTATTGTTTTAGCCTCTTTCTCAGAGAGTGAGACCGGTACTAGCTGGTCAAGCAGTCTGGCTCTCAAGTCTCTGACTCTGGGTGACTCCTTAATTTTCCCCACATCACTGTTATACACTGTTGTCTGCAAGAATGTGTAAAAATTCAGTAACGCAGCATCGtacgacaaattaaacacaaaacgGATTTTGGAAAGTTCGTCGAAAGCCCCAAGGTTTGCCTGCCGTGGGATGAGATGCTTATCCATGGTGATGTAGAAGCTGTCAATCTTGCTCTTCTGACGCCCAACAGCGAGGAGGTATGGCTGCCGACCCTGCTGGTTGCGGAGATGCTCCTCCAAACTGCAGCATGACTAGGGTTGAGATAAAGAACcctaacattacacacaagaataatgtgcagccacagagaaaactacattatagaagtgatcagttattcaaacatcttcttACTGGCTAGTGCAAGATGGGAATGCTTGTGAagacttcatttcaatttcattcactttttaacaacCCTTTTTACACATGTGGCTAAGAAGGTGATGTGACAATTATAATCACCTTAATAATGTAATTACCTTATGTCTAAGTCTTTTTGGAGATATGGCAAGTGCTttaaacaagctaaacaaatacaactcacTTGTTGTCTCATCAAGATCACTTCCTGTGGGACTCTCTGCAACAAGCGACGCAGCCCTGGGTGTTGAAGTAAGCCACTTAGCCTCTTTATGACATTTGGACTGAAGAACACATCCCATTTCTGAAGGAGCCTGGAGGATGTTTCATGATCAAATAGAGGGTGAAGTCTTGATCCACCTTACGAAAGAAGATATTacgttactactactactactactactacaggaAAGCCATTGTAAACATTTCATTCCAAATGTACCAATCCTTTGGTATCCAGGAATCttgggaaggaggagaggatatCAACACCTCTGCTTGGGTCATTAACAAGCGTCTGACGGTGCTGAAAGGTTTCTCTCATCTTCTGAAAAATCAGGGAATTGTCTGTGGTATGGTTGAGCAAAGACATGTCCCCTTGGCAAGCATCCCCATCCAGCTGTCTTTGTACATTAACAGCTCGTTGGACATTTGGGAGAAGTGTCCATAGGGCTATTTGGTGATGGTGCAGATCCTCGACAAATCTTTCGTTGGATTGCTTTCAAACGCCAAGAAATGTATCCTGTGCTGCCTGCAGCATCATGGAAGTGTTcctgaaataaaactaaaaaatattttggtcaTAGCCTACATAGCCTTTCTTGGTATATGGATCCTTTATGGAACGACGGTGTCACTATCCCAAGAGCATACTCTTCTCTTATAGCTTTAGTGGAGATGTGCCCGAGAGGAGATATTCAATTCCTAATCAAAATTTGCACAACGGGCATGCAGTTATTTGgcacaaatgaaacaatataaaaaacacaccaTGATTTTCAATCATGCGAGCTACCAGTATGTTAACCATTTGTCTTCTTGTggcatcttttaatgtttctattgtttgGTATTCCTGTAGTACTTCTTCACCACCAGACTTGCCTCAGCGCAGCTTCAATCaactaataaagaaaacatgataatacaaaacataatgataaaCAGCTTTTCTAGAGAAAGTGTTAAGAGACTACTGAGAAACAAGCTTTGTTATGACCTGTTTAGCAGACACTGCATCAATTACAACCACTAATACGGCCCTTCTGTACTTTGttctggcccgcaagaggttgcctgcaaatcgggctggcatataggctatagcataaataaaactaaagcctgattcacaccaaatgcggcagaaacgcaggtgtttccagtccactccgagctgcagcggcTGTCTGGAAAAAAGCGCACTCTGTCCGCacctgccatcggctcagtcaagctcacgctgcacactgggttggcgggccacagagagtcacagccttactttagctcggcacgctaacaacacgcttcaagatgtctctctccgAGCCAAAGAAACCTAGAGTGATCTGAAGCCTCCGAATGGactgacaaatatttatttactttgccagccgcaacaagtaaaaaactggtgtttatcgtgcaacaaatgtatttccgtgatgaaagaatacaccgGGAATCGGCACTACAGgtcaagtcacggctcgttttctgccaggtgtcccgtgggctcagaggaacggagaaggaaagtacagggaccgttagcatcatttaacggagtcaagtggcttttggctcgcttttgcacggaacaagagagccacgatagcagccctgcttttttttagttctctcctctccctttctctgctgagtctgactgactgtaggtgtgtgtgcgcacgtgtagcGTGGTTGTGATGTGAACgtgcaaagtaacgcagtaaacacggaaacgtgcacataaacaagatgcatatcatttaataaaagagcttctgttcaatgtgaaaactgagttctgaatattaaaaaaacccaaaagtgtaatttctctcactgactcaaacaggctcaaaATGAcaagtctgatatgtttgtagttctataggactacatcacctgacttaatgtgatgcattcttagtgtaaatgcaaagacagatctaTGTTTGACagattcaaacaagcctacttactgttaaattgtaaacatgtgtaagatatgtatgttattgtgagtctgatgctactgttttactatgctctatttgcatttagtatttcattttatggatatggacttgttttcaaagcaccttatgtatgcttggaagtgttgaggatattataaacagggctacttactggtaatgtggtgaatactgttttattatattcatcttttctttctacattagtggacattgACCTGTTGGGGAAACAACTCTTGTGTCCTTGGTTttcaagatgcaacattttgcacttttgtgtgaagccttgtagccatagCCTTCCTACCGTTTTGAATGGAATTTaattaaggtgatacaaataacaagaaaaaaggggatgcacgtgactagttcatttcataactatctaactaactcagtaactattaacactactgtaagtaagagttatttgtagtgattcattgaaaaagtattgtgtggcccgtTTTCGTCAACATTGATGAAATGTTCCTTCTGTCTGCCGCACAGGTAGCTATGCAGAAGTTATCTGAAAATGATGGATCTAGTTTAACAATAACCCGCGTTGAGTTTACTTTCCGTGTGACCTTTGCTGGGACTTGAGCGATAACAAGTATTAACGTTACCTTGCTAATACAACTGAATCTGCTAGCTTACATCGGCTAACGTTGGCTTTGACCAAAGATGCACTGAAACTACCTGAAATGAGATTGTAACCTATTCAGTACTTCCGTGTTTGCGTAAACGGCTGTTCCGGCTGAAGTTTTCTTTTGGCTTGGCTTGGCTTGGCTTGGTTTGGCGACCAGGgttcatgttttttattgtatttccgCTGCTCTGGTATGTTTGTTAATCACGTAGACTCTTTGATGTAACACACATGATGTGCTTCGTTGTgctataatgtaatgttagcCTTAAGCTAGTTATTCCGTGTTGCAGTAGCTAAAGTTAGCTCTGGTTAGTTCCCATCTAGCACGAATACAGTACGACACCGGTAAGTCGAATGCATTATATTAATCACATTGTGTTAATCGACTTTCATTAAATCAGGTACTTGCAGCATTTTGCGCTTGATCTACCATGTAAACGAGCTAGAGTAGCTGATCTGTATCTTGTCTTACCTAACGTCTTTGGCTAAACTTTCAGAAAACCGCCGATGTTAGGTTTACCCGTCGCGAATATAAGGTTAAGCAACTTGATAATTGAATCCACAGGCAGTTTGTCCTGAAACTCTTTCTTCAAGAATTGTTGTCAGAAGGTAATTAATGAGCTATAACATCCACAAGCAGAAAGGTACTTTGTTTGTATTGGTCGTGTTTGCAGCAACGTGTTTCTCCTCACAACACACAGCTCGTCAACTAACTGACTGAGGGAACATGAAGAGGGCCAGAGGCGGTGATAATGAGGAAGCTCCCCGGCAGAATGGCTCTGCTAGCCGGAGGAAAGGAGAACAACAGCAAAGTGACGGGGACAACAGTGGCGGTGACTTCGGCCCAACTGACATGCAAGACGAAGACAATGACCCGGGACTCAGGAGAGAAATACGGAGCAAGTACAGAGACCTCATCAACTCAGTGCAACGTGAGTAAAAGACGGCAGTTTGGCTGACAGCcgacgttgttgttgttgttgttgtttatttgttgacaCGTCTTTGACGCATTTCCTTtttgtgtgtcccccccccctccagagaATAGGGAAGACATGCTGAGTCTCTCCAACAACAAGCTCACAGAAGTTTTAGAAGAGGCAAACAAACTTTTTAAAGATGGTAAGTGTACAACCACAGACATGTTGAATGTGCCTGTTGCATGACCGCAGGGGTGTTAATTCATTAATCTGAAAGTGTCGACTACACAACAAATTTTCTCAATCAGAGCAAATTCTTAACACTAGCATCTGCATTGAAATACATATGCATCGGAGGAGTAGTAATAGtgtaatgtttatatttgtattatccAGAAGTAGCAATTCATAACTGAatcacacatcatcatcatcatcatacatCAGTTTGTTTCACTGTGTTCCCTGGCAGTCCGTCAGGCGAGAGAAGCGGCTCTGGATGCTCAGCTCCTTGTTGTGGCCACAGACCTGGGAAAGGAGAAGGCCAGTCAGCTGTTCGCTGAGGGCACTGCTTTCGATGTCTCTGCTTTTACTGAGCACCTTGTGAGTGGCCAGTAGACTTGTGCTGTGACCTACCACAGTGTCAGCTGaggaaaaaacataatttccaaCCCTGTTTACAGTATTTCACAATTCTGTTTTAATAAGTCCCTTTCATTGATTGGAAAACGTAACATCCTTGCTGTCATGATTTCATATAAGGCTGAGGTGAAGGATTTTTCTCTGCTACGTCAATAAAGAGCCGACAATTAAATGTATAGAACCATGTGACCTAAGCCCCCTTTAAGATCACAAAATTATAATATTCCAGCTATATTGTTATAACAACATTCACAGACGGTTTGCAGTCTCATATCCTGATGTCAGTGTTCTGTACCTCTCAGCTCTAACGAGGAACTCTTGCTGTTGTTATAGAAAAGTCTCACTAAGATGCCAACTTCCTGTTCTGTTTTGGACGGGACACTTACGGCTTTAACTTTTAACACAACGCAGTTGATACAAAGTGTCATACTGGACAACACGCAGAGAGAAACCTAACACAAAAGTAGGACACAGAAAGCAACATTATGAACTTATAACAACAAACAATGTAGagatctctct includes the following:
- the LOC115020002 gene encoding coiled-coil domain-containing protein 177, whose product is MGERKSTSLGLRLDLNNFDSAEAERSRYVLTSPRSLESCTRLGIKPVELLIKSLNELIAEQHDVPFGAMRVMHESYEKERMKLLQMCRQERERIIREAAGDRWPGSDKVSGLEVVPDIKLKDHSRDRHTMGPIPYADLCFKGEYTSRNSNREPDRSTVCSFSLGDLRHTPATEMKLERLTKDINKEMCVTLSEKDRKIAALMLVKHQEEQACLRLRQQEEQERQEARRQEEAQRAQAEKRRRKELKRSMQRWHKDLGDRRRLRERQEKEKAVQLELEVVLQEDRWRRLKEEVEGQRREKIEAAQKEAGGRKRYQEKLLRDKEEVEKRERERERQLAVEKELRARRSKVSQEKQERKRLQEGNHSKLLRHILLKQQVAQQVEEEEAQMRSTLKKKLQHSCGKHAQAVKARIRELQERAAREEEQIQRAQLSAKLQNYQQITHKQILVHLSQRRTERATLHASAQQKNRAQQTHQHNKHRQLCHQRLRERMQKEEAATRNLRESCVFMKDVRRERLRRQREQIQEEAHRLAQASFHMRQRVRQQTHSRTFDQMAREAQLTASMSCMKL